From Impatiens glandulifera chromosome 7, dImpGla2.1, whole genome shotgun sequence:
CCCACTTGACCTAGAGATCATCCATCTCTAAAACACTCATTTAGTAGTGtgttcatgaaagacattaggCGGCAGACCCTTTGTCAAAGGACCAGCTATCATAGAGTTTGTACTCAAGTGTTCTATAGAAATTTGaccactttgtatcatttccTTCACAACTAGGAACTTTATATCgatatattttgacaaagggTCTGCTCCTATTGTTATTCGAATATAACACAGCTGAATTATTGTCACAAAATAACCTAAGGGGTCTTTCAATCCCTTTCAAAATACGCAACTTAGTGACAAAATTCTTTAGCCATATTGCTTGATTTGATGCCTCATAACATGCTACAAACTCTGCTTCCATGATGGAGGAAGTTGTAAGTCCCTATTTGGAACTCTTCCAAGAGATCTCTCTACCAGCCAACAAGAATACATAGACCGAAGTGGATCTTAAACTATCTTGGCATCCCGCAAAATTAGAGTCAAAATACCCAATGATCTCAAGATCATCCGACCTCCGATATGTGAGCATGTAATTTCTAGTTCTCTTTAGATATCTCATAACCCTTTTAACTGTCTTCTAGTGATCCAAACCTGGGTTGCTCAAATATTTTCCTAATACGCCAACTATGTACGCAATATCTGGATGCATACAAacttgagcatacattagactTCCAACTGCCAAAACATATGGAATCTTTTCCATTTCTTGAATTTCCAAATTTCCTTTAGGGCATTGTTgaagactaaatttgtctcctttAGTGACTTGGGTATTTCCTAATTTACAATTTTGTATTCCATATCTTTTAAGTACTTTATCGATATAGCTCATCTATGACAATCCAAGAATTCCTCGAGAACGATCTCGATATATTTGGATCCTTAATACAAATGAGGCctcaccaagatctttcatctcgaaATTTCTCGACAGAAAAGTCTTAGTTTGGTGCAATAAACCTATATCATTTGAGGCAAGCAAAATGTcatcaatatataaaattagatatatatgtttacTCCCACTGAATTTGTGATacacacaatcatcaattaaattccCTCCAAAACCAAATGAGAGAATTACCTCATGAAATTTATGGTACCACTAACGAGACACTTGTTTGAGGCCATAGATGGATTTCTTTAAGTTGCAAACCATATTCCTTGAATCTCCTAACACAAAGTTttctggttgcaccatataaattgtttcatcaatttTTCTATTGAGAAATATTGTCTTTATATCCATCTGATgtagctccatatcaaaatgtGCAACGAGTGTCATGATTGTTCTAAAAGAGTCTTTAGTTGAAACCGAAGAAAAAGTCTCTTTATAATCAATCATGTATTTTTGAGTAAAACATTTATCCACAAGACGTGCTTTATACTTTTCCACATTACCTTTAGAATCTCGtatggttttaaaaatccatttacaaccaacagGCTTCACCCCTTCTGGTAATGGGACAAGTTCCCAAACTTTATTGTCTTGCGTAgatttatactttttattcaTTGCATCAATCCACTTTGCTGAATTAGAACTATTTATGGCTTGATGAATGTTTATTGGATCATCTTCCATAATGCCAAGATTATCCTCATGTTCTTGAAGAAATACATATTCATCCGACATAGTACTTCTCCTTACTTTTGTGGATCGCCGTAATGGCACTTGTTCCTCAACAATACTTTCTTCTTgagattgttgagtttgtacCTCTGGGAGATCAAAATCGTCTTGATTTTATGGAATTATTCCAATATTATCAATGATCAGATGAGAATCTTGATCATTGTCCATACAAATCGGAATAGGAGTCAACTCCTTGTTAACCAAATTAGAAGTTGACTCTTCCTCAAAGACAAAATCCTTTATTTGATTCTTCACCCCAAACTCAACATTCTCAAAGAATACAGTTGTTCCTGTCTCAAAAATTGACTTTAAGTtgggatcataaaatttatagtcCCTTGATTGTTCAGAATAGTCAATAAAGTAACTACTAACTGTTTTGGGGGTCCAATTTATCCATATGAGGCTTATAAGGCTTTGCCTCTACTGGACATCCCCaaacatgaaaatgttttaGACTGAGTTTTCGCCCTGACCAAAGCTCATAAGGGGTTTTATTCGTTACTTTTGTTGACACTCTATTCAAAATGTATACTGCAGTCATTAGTGCTTCACCCCAGAGTGACTTTGGTAAGGATGAATGACTAACCATACTCCTCACCATATCCTGTAAAGTACAGTTTCGTCTTTCTACTACACCATTCATGCTTAGAGAGCCCGACATGGTGTACTAGGAACGATACCACACTCCTCTAGGTATTTAGCGAAAGGCCCTGGACGTTGTTCACCTGAACCGTCATACTGACCGTAGTATTCATCACCACGATCggatttaacttttttttatctttctgttgagttgattttcaacttcaaccttaaatgACTTGAACACATCCAATGTTTGAGCCTTTTTCttgaataagaaaaatgtaTGCATATATAGAGAAATCATCTATGAATGATACGAAATATCGCTGACCATTCCAAGACAGAGTCGGAAACGGTCCACAAACATCCGTATGTATCAACTCAAGTATTTTTGTAGCTCTATATGCATTCAATTTTCtatcttttatttgtttttctttaatacATTCAATACAGACATTAAAGTCCTTAAAATCAATGGAATTTAGAATCCCATCTGACACAAGACGTTCAACTCTATTTATAGAAATGTGACCTGAGCGTTTGTAACATAATGTAcccgaattattattatttagcttTCGTTTAGTACCTCTTGATTCCACATTTAGGGTTTCATTATATAAAGCAATTGTATCAAGTAAATAAAGATTGTCATAATGCATTAATGAACCGATTCCAACATCCGAAGTACCAATAGATTACTTAAATTGACCATTTCCAAACAAACTAGAATAACCATGTTTGTCCAAATAACGAATAGAAACCTAATTTCGTTTAAACGAAGGTACAATAAAAGTATCCTTTAAGTCCAAATAGAAAGCAGAACTAAGAAACAATCTAAAGTGTCTAATTGCTTCAACTTCTACCGATTTTTCATCGCCCACAAAGATACGTCTTTCAGCATCACTTGGCTTTCGGTAGCTCAGGCAAACCTGTATTAAAATACTGATGTTAGTAGTAGCAACGGAGTCTAACCACCATGTATTTCCAGGTACTAATGCTAAATTAACTTCAGAACAAACCAGATTAAGAAATGTACCTTTCTTTTCGTGCCATGCACAATATTTAGTAGAATCCTTCTTTAGATGTCCAGCCTTATTGCAAAAGAAACAGTCATTGTTAACATTTTTCTTTGCATTTGGACCCTGAGCAGCATCaatattcttcattttcttgcCCTTATCCCTAGAGGTGCTTTCCAGATAAGCACATTATGTCCTTTCTTGCTTTAATCTCTCTTACTCCTGAACACAATGAGAAATTAGTTCATTCAAGTTCCACGTTTCTTTCTGACAGTTAAAACTGACCTTAAAGTGGTTAAATTGAACTGGAAGAGAAATCAGAATGAGATGCACAAGTAAATCCTCATGCAAATCAAGCTTTAGTGCTTTATGTTTTGATGCAAGATTAGACATCTCTATGATGTACTTCTTTATATTATCATTGCCCTTATACTTCATTGAAATCAAGCTCTTAAGAATAGTGTTTGTTTCAGCCTTATCGCTTTTAACAAAGCGCTTTTCAATTTCTGCAAGGTAATCTTTAGCATTGGTGGTGTCTTTAGACACAGCACCCATGAACACCTCCGGAATTGCACGCTTTATGATCACAAGACTCATGCGGTTAGAGCGTTCCCATTTCTCAAAGACTCATGTTTGATTATTGCAACAAAATATCACTagttgtttgatattttgttgCAATAATCAAACACTAACAATAATGTATGACAAATAACAAACCTTTCTTTGGAATGATTTGATATTCTCAtgaaaaaatctttataattgttACGTGCTTATTATCACAGGTAATTGTGAACTTCGGTCAACTAGTAACCTTCTTTTGGGCCGATTATTTAGTCACATTAAAATTCACCATTACAAACATTCAAAATTCGaacttaaacaaactaaattaGAGAGGTCACTTTGATGACGTCATgacttaacttatttaatttaaataaagaacaatccgcttaattatttaataagattaaaacctaaataaaattaaaagagttcGAACtctttcttatattaatttaagtgaataaataataatattacttaGAAACTTAACTGTgttgaaataaaatcaaaattttatttttttttcttaaaattttattttcttataaaataattaaataatattatttcttaaaaaatcctaaattgaataatattattttatccgAATATTATCCCaacaaaaatcattaaataaaataattattttccaataaaataattaaataatattatttcctaatgatcttcaataataatattattttcccaaaaataaaatattttaccgaattttcttttattattttaataaaagataatgaaataaaattattttcattaaaataggaattgaaataatattatttccaaaaaaaaatattttaccgaattttcttttaataaaagataatgaaataaaattatttaatttat
This genomic window contains:
- the LOC124909726 gene encoding uncharacterized protein LOC124909726, with translation MSLVIIKRAIPEVFMGAVSKDTTNAKDYLAEIEKRFVKSDKAETNTILKSLISMKYKGNDNIKKYIIEMSNLASKHKALKLDLHEDLLVHLILISLPVQFNHFKE